From a region of the Podospora pseudopauciseta strain CBS 411.78 chromosome 7 map unlocalized CBS411.78m_7, whole genome shotgun sequence genome:
- the CDC48 gene encoding AAA ATPase cdc48 (COG:O; EggNog:ENOG503NWIH), protein MAPEPSADHPEHKKKVNLMDASGAERKDEDDTATAILKKKKKPNQLMVTDAVNDDNSIIALSNNTMDTLQLFRGDTVLVRGKKRKDTVLIVLADDDLDDGSARINRVVRHNLRVKHGDMITIHPCPDIKYAKRIAVLPIADTVEGLTGSLFDVFLAPYFREAYRPVRQGDLFVVRGGMRAVEFKVVEVDPPEYGIVAQDTVIHCEGEPIQRDEEENNLNEVGYDDIGGCRKQMAQIREMVELPLRHPQLFKSIGIKPPRGVLLFGPPGTGKTLMARAVANETGAFFFLINGPEIMSKMAGESESNLRKAFEEAEKNSPAIIFIDEIDSIAPKRDKTNGEVERRVVSQLLTLMDGMKARSNVVVMAATNRPNSIDPALRRFGRFDREVDIGVPDPTGRLEILQIHTKNMKLGDDVDLEQIAAETHGYVGSDIAALCSEAAMQQIREKMDLIDLDEDTIDAEVLDSLGVTMENFRFALGVSNPSALREVAVVEVPNVRWEDIGGLETVKEELKESVQYPVDHPEKFLKFGMSPSRGVLFYGPPGTGKTMLAKAVANECAANFISVKGPELLSMWFGESESNIRDIFDKARAAAPCIVFLDELDSIAKARGGSVGDAGGASDRVVNQLLTEMDGMTSKKNVFVIGATNRPEQLDPALCRPGRLDSLIYVPLPDEAGRLSILTAQLRKTPVADDVDLNYIASKTHGFSGADLGFITQRAVKLAIREAISTEIQRTKEREANGEDVDMEGEEDPVPELTKRHFEEAMQMARRSVSDVEIRRYEAFAQQMKNAGPGAYFKFPEGGVEGAAGNGGAGNSFGDAGDDEGLYD, encoded by the exons ATGGCTCCCGAGCCTAGTGCCGATCACCCTGAgcacaagaagaaggtcaaCCTCAT GGATGCCTCTGGTGCTGAGCGcaaggatgaagatgacaccgccaccgccattctcaagaagaagaagaagcccaacCAGCTGATGGTGACGGATGCCGTTAATGACGACAACtccatcatcgccctctccaacaacaccatggaCACTCTCCAGCTGTTCCGTGGCGACACTGTCTTGGTTCGtggcaagaagagaaaggacACTGTGTTGATCGTCCTTGCCGACGACGACCTGGATGATGGCAGTGCCCGCATCAACCGTGTTGTCCGTCACAACCTTAGGGTCAAGCACGGTGACATGATCACAATTCACCCATGCCCCGATATCAAATAT GCCAAGCGTATTGCCGTTCTCCCAATCGCCGACACCGTCGAGGGCCTTACCGGCTCTCTCTTTGACGTGTTCCTCGCTCCTTATTTCCGCGAAGCCTACCGCCCCGTCAGACAAGGTGACCTCTTCGTGGTACGCGGAGGCATGAGAGCGGTCGAGTTCAAggttgtcgaggttgacCCACCTGAGTACGGCATCGTCGCTCAAGATACGGTTATCCATTGCGAGGGCGAGCCCATTCAGcgtgatgaggaggagaacaaCCTCAACGAGGTTGGCTATGACGACATTGGTGGTTGCCGCAAGCAGATGGCTCAGATTCGTGAAATGGTCGAGCTGCCACTCCGCCACCCTCAGCTTTTCAAGTCGATTGGTATCAAGCCCCCACGTGGTGTGCTCCTTTTCGGACCTCCTGGTACCGGTAAGACACTCATGGCTCGTGCTGTTGCCAACGAGACGGgtgccttcttcttcctgatCAACGGTCCCGAGATTATGTCCAAGATGGCCGGTGAATCCGAGTCCAACTTGAGAAAGGCGTTCGAAGAGGCTGAGAAGAACTCCCcggccatcatcttcattgACGAGATCGATTCCATCGCCCCCAAGCGTGACAAGACCAACGGCGAGGTTGAGCGTCGCGTTGTCTCTCAGCTCTTGACCCTCATGGACGGCATGAAGGCCCGTTCCAACGTTGTGGTCATGGCCGCTACCAACAGACCCAACTCTATTGATCCTGCCCTCCGCCGCTTCGGTCGTTTCGATCGTGAGGTCGACATTGGTGTCCCTGACCCAACTGGCCGTCTTGAGATTCTCCAGATCCACACCAAGAACATGAAGCTTGGTGACGACGTTGATCTCGAGCAGATCGCTGCTGAGACTCACGGTTATGTCGGTTCCGATATTGCCGCCCTCTGTTCCGAGGCTGCCATGCAGCAGATTCGTGAGAAGATGGATCTCATTGATCTGGACGAGGATACCATCGATGCCGAGGTTCTCGACTCTCTTGGTGTGACCATGGAGAACTTCCGCTTCGCCCTTGGTGtgtccaacccctccgctCTTCGCGAGGTTGCCGTTGTCGAGGTTCCCAACGTCCGCTGGGAGGATATCGGTGGTCTCGAGAccgtcaaggaggagctcaaggagagTGTTCAGTATCCCGTCGATCACCCCGAGAAGTTCCTCAAGTTCGGCATGTCCCCATCCCGCGGTGTCCTGTTCTATGGTCCTCCTGGTACGGGTAAGACAATGTTGGCAAAGGCTGTTGCCAACGAGTGCGCTGCCAACTTCATCTCTGTCAAGGGTCCTGAGCTGCTTTCTATGTGGTTCGGTGAGTCTGAGAGCAACATTCGTGACATTTTCGACAAGGCTCGTGCCGCCGCTCCTTGCATTGTCTTCCTCGACGAGTTGGACTCTATTGCCAAGGCCCGTGGCGGTTccgttggtgatgctggcggTGCTTCCGACCGTGTCGTCAACCAGCTCCTTACTG AAATGGACGGCATGACCTCCAAGAAGAACGTCTTCGTCATTGGCGCTACCAACCGTCCCGAGCAGCTTGACCCTGCCCTGTGCCGTCCTGGTCGTCTCGACTCCCTCATCTATGTCCCTCTTCCCGATGAGGCTGGCCGTCTCAGCATCTTGACCGCTCAGCTCCGCAAGACTCCTGTCGCTGACGATGTCGACCTCAACTACATCGCTTCCAAGACCCACGGCTTCTCCGGTGCCGATCTTGGTTTCATCACGCAGCGCGCTGTCAAGCTTGCCATCAGGGAGGCCATCTCCACCGAGATCCAGCGCACCAAGGAGCGCGAGGCTAatggtgaggatgtcgatatggagggcgaggaggacccCGTTCCTGAGCTCACCAAGCGCCACTTCGAGGAGGCCATGCAGATGGCTCGCCGTTCCGTCAGTGATGTCGAGATTCGTCGCTATGAGGCCTTTGCCCAGCAAATGAAGAACGCCGGTCCAGGCGCCTACTTCAAGTTCcccgagggtggtgttgagggtgcTGCCGGCAAcggtggtgctggcaacTCGTTCggtgatgctggtgatgatgagggtctCTATGACTAA
- a CDS encoding uncharacterized protein (EggNog:ENOG503P5MM) — protein MSNNNNNPSTPVKIPPSAAGYTPATLDPELRSSINGTLIKEGHVAKIQEILLHTLHANPTNWPTLVENHARDLLRSGEVTTFPVLLKRVMDDIRHDTALAPSNRAANGTPGQGEEVNVNGKNVNVNGNGIKVGGGGRGENGNSLALPQQVVEDALRVTREALEGVVEIEEGNP, from the exons AtgtccaacaacaacaacaacccctccacgcCCGTAAAAATCCCCCCTTCGGCAGCTGGCTACACACCCGCCACCCTCGACCCCGAACTCCGCTCGTCAATCAACGGGACCTTGATCAAAGAGGGTCATGTCGCCAA AATCCAAgaaatcctcctccacaccctCCACGCAAACCCAACCAACTGGCCCACCCTCGTCGAGAACCACGCCCGGGATTTGTTGCGGTCGGGCGAGGTGACCACCTTTCCAGTCTTGCtgaagagggtgatggatgaTATTAGGCATGATACCGCTCTTGCTCCGAGCAACAGAGCAGCGAATGGGACGCCGgggcagggggaggaggtgaacgTTAATGGGAAGAATGTAAATGTTAATGGGAATGGGATCaaggttggcggtgggggaaggggggaaaatGGTAATAGTTTGGCGTTGCCGCagcaggtggtggaggatgcgtTGAGGGTTACgagggaggcgttggagggggtggtggagattgaggaggggaatCCTTAG
- the hmt1 gene encoding ATP-binding cassette-type vacuolar membrane transporter Hmt1 (EggNog:ENOG503NV8N; COG:Q): MDALLQTSGPEHDGQQYVKAFAQVTYETTQKCYPVVLLLAFIISAGIHSIAKSRTEEELLIPTATGPGGKPLPITKRKREHRDQQSLYSTDGCNGGISIQVFRCLVGALILSFAANAAATALHVWQSSKVGGELWWCGEERVVYVVGAAFLYIYVLITLFDWDDSPTPVHSIIWVLGLFGEAIILLSFVCTLATGKYVLDGEEMGALRENPLGFWDLTDLGIGGVRLLIVVFLVSMYALVASKRRLEERRLLDEEANRSDSDETSPLLSHSGTAAPYNRGRSRQNSDYGGTRNVNKNANNDPEGGYQQCEDNAAFYRPDKLPHKTWFEYCRGYSIFFPYLWPSNSTKLKLIVLLCFLLEVSQRVVNIMVPEQIKTVTDTLAKNFDHPNSGTGAKIAAGLTGIFSFSGGEDNGENPGNTGAPWFDLGLFIALKLLQGPSGLLGSARSILWIPVSQHTYRALTTAAFEHVHSLSLDFHLGKRTGEVLSALNKGASINQFLEQVTFQVVPMLVDLLLAIGWFYFRYGAMYALFVSIITFYYLYLTIRMAATRSDQRRDMVNADREEEAVKNDSITSYETVKYFNAEQHEFARYRNAIVNFQTAEAKVTWGINHMNMCQSIVFMCGLLVVLLTCGYEVSQGTRTVGEFTSLVTYLAQLQGPLNFFGSFYRTIQQAMISGERLLELFKIQPTVVDGPGAVPLQESTGHIKWENVGFSYDNRRTALHDLSFECKPGTTTAFVGESGGGKSTVFRLMFRYYNPKAGRLLIEGQDVQDLTIDSVRRAIGVVPQDTILFNETLMYNLRYANPSASDEEIYEACRAAAIHDRIMSFPDGYNTKVGERGLRLSGGEKQRVAIARTILKNPKIIMLDEATSALDGETEQKIQSKLISGKFGQGRTLLIIAHRLSTITHADQIIVLHAGTMVEKGTHEELLALNGRYAAMWEKHCRAERAAEHARDATRKAKKLMGYANISRPSGANGYDSMLSSAILPTAMNSPTLAPKHDDSRSISSNDSHHSGSGSDGTLQEEDDEQPEKLQPNGVKQDEERRPLLYSFPSGTTAGRSTDAPDRV; the protein is encoded by the exons ATGGACGCGCTGCTCCAAACCAGCGGTCCGGAGCATGATGGCCAACAATATGTCAAAGCCTTTGCCCAGGTGACATACGAAACGACTCAGAAATGCTATCCAGTCGTGCTGCTTCTCGCCTTTATTATCTCGGCCGGCATCCATAGCATCGCCAAATCGAGGACTGAGGAAGAACTCCTGATTCCGACAGCCACAGGTCCAGGCGGCAAGCCGCTGCCCATTACGAAGCGAAAACGGGAGCACCGAGATCAGCAATCGTTATATTCCACCGACGGCTGCAACGGAGGCATCTCAATCCAGGTTTTTCGGTGTTTGGTGGGCGCCTTGATTTTGTCGTTTGCTGCCAATGCGGCTGCAACTGCCCTGCATGTCTGGCAATCCAGcaaggttggaggagagctgtggtggtgtggggaggagagagtT GTCTACGTCGTGGGCGCGGCGTTTTTATACATTTACGTTTTAATCACCCTCTTTGACTGGGATGACAGCCCGACGCCAGTGCATTCGATAATATGGGTGCTTGGTCTTTTTGGGGAAGCCATTATCCTTTTATCGTTTGTCTGCACCCTCGCCACTGGGAAATATGTCTTGGACGGCGAGGAGATGGGGGCTCTCCGAGAAAACCCACTGGGTTTCTGGGACTTGACAGATCTGGGCATTGGAGGTGTCCGGCTGCTCATTGTTGTGTTTTTGGTCAGCATGTACGCCCTCGTCGCATCAAAAAGACGCCTGGAAGAACGGCGGCTTTTGGACGAAGAGGCGAACCGGTCGGACTCGGATGAAACGAGCCCGCTTCTTTCGCACAGCGGAACCGCAGCACCTTACAACCGTGGACGATCAAGACAAAACTCGGATTATGGAGGCACCCGCAATGTCAACAAAAATGCCAACAACGATCCTGAAGGCGGTTACCAGCAATGCGAGGACAATGCTGCCTTTTACCGACCCGACAAACTGCCGCATAAAACCTGGTTCGAATATTGCCGTGGATACTCGATCTTCTTCCCCTATCTCTGGCCCAGCAATTCgaccaagctcaagctcatcGTCTTGTTGTGTTTTCTGCTGGAGGTCTCGCAGCGTGTCGTCAATATCATGGTCCCCGAACAGATCAAGACTGTGACAGATACCCTTGCCAAGAATTTCGACCACCCCAACTCCGGAACAGGTGCCAAAATTGCCGCTGGCTTGACGGGAATCTTCAGCTTCTCTGGCGGCGAAGATAACGGTGAAAACCCTGGCAATACTGGGGCTCCGTGGTTTGATCTTGGGCTCTTCATTGCGCTCAAGCTTCTCCAAGGCCCATCCGGATTGCTGGGATCAGCCCGCTCCATTCTTTGGATTCCCGTATCTCAGCACACCTACCGCGCCCTCACGACAGCAGCTTTCGAACATGTTCACTCCCTGTCTCTGGATTTTCACTTGGGAAAGCGCACTGGTGAAGTGCTCTCTGCTCTTAACAAGGGTGCCTCGATCAACCAGTTCTTGGAACAGGTCACCTTCCAGGTTGTGCCAATGTTGGTCGATCTTTTGCTCGCCATCGGCTGGTTTTACTTCCGGTACGGAGCGATGTATGCACTTTTTGTGTCCATCATCACGTTTTACTATCTCTACTTGACCATTCGCATGGCTGCCACTAGATCTGATCAACGACGCGACATGGTCAATGCCGACCgcgaggaagaggctgtCAAAAACGACTCGATCACATCATACGAGACGGTCAAATACTTCAACGCCGAGCAGCACGAATTTGCGCGGTATCGCAATGCCATTGTCAATTTCCAGACGGCAGAGGCCAAGGTTACATGGGGCATCAATCATATGAACATGTGCCAGTCGATTGTGTTCATGTGCGGTTTGCTGGTTGTCCTCTTGACCTGTGGCTATGAAGTATCTCAGGGGACACGCACTGTCGGTGAATTCACGTCCTTGGTCACGTATCTCGCCCAGCTGCAAGGCCCGCTCAACTTCTTTGGCTCGTTCTACCGTACGATTCAGCAGGCCATGATCTCGGGTGAGAGACTGCTTGAATTGTTCAAGATCCAGCCTACTGTGGTTGACGGCCCCGGGGCAGTCCCCCTGCAGGAGAGCACCGGCCATATCAAGTGGGAGAACGTTGGCTTTTCATACGACAACCGCAGAACCGCCCTTCACGATCTGTCATTTGAGTGCAAGCCCGGCACGACCACCGCTTTTGTGGGAGAGTCTGGCGGAGGCAAGTCGACTGTCTTCCGGCTCATGTTCCGGTATTACAACCCCAAAGCCGGAAGACTTTTGATCGAAGGCCAGGATGTTCAAGACCTCACCATTGACTCGGTGCGCCGCGCCATTGGTGTTGTTCCTCAGGACACGATCCTCTTCAACGAGACGCTCATGTACAACCTCCGCTATGCCAACCCCAGCGCATCCGACGAAGAGATCTATGAGGCGTGCCGGGCTGCTGCCATTCACGACCGCATCATGAGCTTCCCTGATGGCTACAACACTAAGGTGGGAGAGCGAGGCCTCCGGCTCAGCGGTGGCGAGAAGCAACGCGTGGCGATTGCGCGAACAATTCTCAAGAACCCCAAGATCATCATGCTGGATGAGGCGACGTCGGCACTTGATGGAGAAACAGAGCAAAAGATCCAGTCGAAGCTGATTAGTGGCAAGTTCGGACAAGGCCGCACCTTGTTGATTATTGC TCACCGACTGTCGACCATCACTCACGCAGACCAGATCATTGTTCTCCATGCCGGCACCATGGTGGAGAAGGGCACTCACGAGGAGCTTCTGGCCCTCAACGGTCGCTACGCCGCTATGTGGGAAAAGCACTGCCGCGCCGAACGTGCGGCCGAACATGCTCGTGACGCAACACGGAAAGCCAAGAAGCTCATGGGCTATGCAAACATTTCTAGGCCCAGCGGTGCGAATGGCTACGATAGCATGTTGTCATCCGCCATCCTGCCTACGGCCATGAACAGCCCTACGCTCGCACCGAAGCATGACGACAGCCGCTCCATCAGCTCGAATGATAGCCATCATTCTGGCAGTGGCTCTGACGGCACGCttcaagaggaggacgatgagcAGCCGGAAAAGTTGCAGCCCAACGGGGTGAAGCAAGACGAGGAGCGTAGGCCGCTTCTGTACTCGTTCCCCTCGGGCACCACCGCTGGCCGCTCGACGGATGCCCCGGACCGTGTTTGA
- a CDS encoding uncharacterized protein (EggNog:ENOG5039Z82), protein MSLSTLRTGLAALVLAHGIRAAPTPSELDINTIPPPAVNLTAVTDLASYSDFTVYDNCDCNKNNGNEYRNKLNCDTKVADYRKSVYVDGLAAAFGGFQDKHGKFECGGQYFGILFKGCYDLEKKYNGRIRCLRPVPPGWIEKHGGKGYGGGGYGGYGGNNYGGGRGYGAGYSPSGYGSEGYCDQNSPNYDNCDGRQRGYGGQGGYGGGYGGYGGGHGNNYGSGGNYGGRGNNYGGLGNYGGHGDNYGNGNNYGGHGSGYGGHGSGYGGPGGNYGGSGYGGYGGAHNSHGNYDGYGNGFGSNYGGHGSVYGGNDGYGNKYDGHNSGYGHDGHRFGQGGYGGVSHGSGYGGPDGNNYGGHGSGYGAHESGYGGPGYGNEGHKYGHDGNKYGHDGNKYGHDGQNYGGHQAGYGGPGYGNEGHKSAHNGYGGPGYSGHGGYNGYNGYNGYNGYNGKGNYIAEVKPEDLVAVVEIQPSAVVEATLESTTTASA, encoded by the exons ATGTCTTTGAGTACCCTCCGCACCGGCCTCGCGGCCTTGGTGCTTGCCCACGGCATCAGAGCGGCCCCAACTCCCTCCGAGCTCGATATCAACACTatccctcctcctgcggTAAACCTGACTGCCGTCACGGATCTGGCCAGCTACAGCGACTTCACCGTCTATGACAATTGCGACTGCAACAAGAACAACGGTAACGAATACCGCAATAAGCTCAACTGCGAT ACCAAAGTAGCCGACTACCGCAAGTCCGTCTACGTTGACGGTCTGGCTGCCGCCTTCGGTGGCTTTCAGGACAAGCACGGCAAGTTCGAGTGCGGTGGCCAGTACTTTGGCATCCTCTTCAAGGGCTGCTACGACCTTGAGAAGAAGTACAACGGCCGCATCCGCTGCCTCCGCCCCGTTCCCCCCGGATGGATCGAGAAGCACGGTGGCAAGGGCTACGGTGGTGGCGGCTATGGCGGCTATGGCGGCAACAActatggtggtggtcggggcTACGGCGCTGGCTACTCACCTTCTGGCTATGGTTCGGAGGGTTACTGTGACCAGAATAGCCCCAACTATGACAACTGCGATGGCCGCCAGAGGGGCTATGGTGGTCAGGGCGGGTACGGTGGCGGTTACGGCGGCTATGGCGGTGGCCACGGTAATAACTATGGATCTGGTGGTAACTATGGTGGCCGCGGTAACAACTATGGTGGGCTCGGTAACTACGGCGGACACGGTGACAACTATGGGAACGGTAACAACTATGGTGGCCACGGTTCCGGTTACGGCGGTCACGGCTCCGGTTATGGCGGTCCCGGTGGCAACTATGGCGGCAGTGGTTACGGCGGCTATGGTGGCGCCCACAACAGCCATGGCAACTACGACGGCTACGGCAATGGTTTCGGCAGCAACTACGGTGGCCATGGCTCTGTCTATGGCGGCAATGACGGCTATGGCAACAAGTACGACGGTCATAACTCTGGCTATGGTCACGACGGTCACAGGTTCGGCCAGGGCGGCTACGGTGGTGTCTCTCACGGTTCTGGCTATGGTGGCCCTGACGGCAACAACTACGGTGGGCACGGCTCTGGATATGGCGCTCATGAGTCTGGCTACGGTGGCCCTGGCTATGGTAACGAAGGGCACAAGTATGGTCATGATGGGAACAAGTACGGTCATGATGGGAACAAGTATGGACACGATGGGCAAAACTATGGTGGCCACCAGGCTGGATATGGCGGCCCTGGTTATGGCAATGAAGGGCACAAGTCTGCCCACAACGGCTATGGCGGCCCTGGCTATAGTGGCCACGGTGGCTACAATGGCTACAATGGCTACAATGGCTACAATGGCTACAACGGCAAGGGCAACTACATCGCCGAGGTCAAGCCCGAGGACCTCGTCGCCGTGGTCGAGATCCAGCCCTCGGCTGTTGTCGAGGCCACCCTCgagtccaccaccaccgcgtcGGCATAG
- the MOH1 gene encoding protein yippee-like moh1 (COG:S; EggNog:ENOG503P31J) → MGLTYNTYLNSDVIYGCKNCKAHLANAHDIISRNFRGQHGKAYLFNTVVNVETGDPSERNMTTGRHVVRDIQCRQCKDVVGWKYDRAYESSEKYKEGKFILEAELLCKVT, encoded by the exons ATGGGCCTAACATACAACACCTACCTCAACTCGGACGTCATCTACGGCTGCAAGAACTGTAAGGCACACTTGGCTAACGCCCATGACATCATTTCGCGG aacTTCCGCGGCCAACATGGCAAAGCCTACCTCTTCAACACGGTCGTCAACGTCGAGACGGGCGACCCCTCGGAACGCAACATGACGACGGGGAGGCATGTCGTGAGGGATATACAGTGCCGGCAGTGCAAGGATGTGGTGGGGTGGAAGTATGACAGGGCGTATGAAAGCTCGGAGAAGTACAAGGAGGGAAAGTTCATTCTGGAGGCGGAGCTGCTTTGTAAGGTTACGTGA
- a CDS encoding uncharacterized protein (EggNog:ENOG503P0V8; COG:P; COG:Q), producing MSVSVPGNATAGAQAGGGGHGAAAGGATSSVDHAVVNKMLSHYLLIVLGAVSGALLIWRVTTVLVRYVRTVTCLHNDQQRYFAKPSHNYSWFQRNILYAPIFSKRHNREFQISSALNVGTLPSRLQLFFLLAYLGTNVAFCVMTIDFSGPLGQVAALIRNRTGYLAVVNMIPLFLMAGRNNPLINLLGISFDTFNLLHRWFGRIVMLESVAHTVAWLVGNASKNGWSAAFNTAITVKFLMWGFISTCAMIALCIQASSIFRHAYYETFKIAHIALAILAVLGLWYHLDLKKLPQLKYLCAVCALWIFDRAARFLRVGYRNIGAGGTKTLVEALPGGACRVTVSMARPWDFRPGQHAYLYMPSIGFWQSHPFTVAWSDEAEQLDGEKGLPMDRHDVLYQKKTSVSFIIRGRTGFTGALYSRAAANPDGKLVTRCLVEGPYRGSHQLHSYGTVMLFAGGVGVTQAVPHVRDLVAGYNNGTVAARKVIMVWVIQTPEHLEWIRPWMTEILAMEKRREVLKIMLFVSRPRSTKEIHSPSSTVQMFPGRPNIDTLLGMEMENQIGTMAVTVCGPGALSDEVRRAVRNKQYNGAVDFVEEAFSW from the exons ATGTCGGTATCGGTTCCGGGAAATGCCACAGCTGGCGCGCAGGCAGGTGGAGGGGGCCATGGAGCAGCAGCGGGGGGAGCTACCAGCAGCGTGGATCATGCTGTCGTGAACAAGATGCTTTCTCACTACTTGTTGATTGTTCTGGGTGCAGTCTCGGGAGCCCTGCTCATCTGGCGAGTTACCACAGTCTTGGTCCGATACGTCAGGACGGTAACCTGCCTTCACAACGACCAACAGCGATACTTCGCCAAGCCATCCCACAACTACTCATGGTTCCAGAGGAACATCCTCTACGCACCCATCTTCAGCAAGAGGCACAACCGCGAGTTCCAGATCAGCTCGGCCCTCAATGTCGGCACTCTTCCGTCCCGTCTTcagctttttttcctcttggCCTACCTTGGCACCAACGTTGCCTTTTGCGTCATGACCATCGACTTCTCCGGCCCTCTTGGTCAGGTTGCGGCACTCATTAGAAACAGGACCGGATACCTCGCTGTTGTCAACATGATCCCTCTGTTCCTCATGGCTGGCCGTAACAACCCTCTCATCAATCTTCTCGGCATCTCTTTCGACACCttcaatcttcttcaccgCTGGTTTGGGCGTATTGTCATGCTGGAGTCTGTTGCCCACACAGTGGCCTGGTTGGTTGGCAATGCTTCCAAGAACGGCTGGAGCGCTGCTTTCAACACTGCCATCACCGTCAAGTTTCTGATGTGGGGATTCATT TCGACCTGTGCCATGATTGCCCTTTGCATTCAGGCATCCAGCATTTTCAGACACGCCTACTATGAGACCTTCAAGATTGCCCATATCGCCCTCGCAATCTTGGCGGTTCTTGGTCTCTGGTACCACCTCGACCTCAAGAAGCTCCCACAGCTCAAGTATCTCTGCGCAGTTTGTGCCCTGTGGATCTTTGACCGTGCTGCCCGTTTCCTTCGTGTCGGATATCGCAACATTGGAGCCGGTGGGACCAAGACTCTCGTTGAGGCTCTCCCTGGCGGTGCCTGCCGCGTGACTGTCAGCATGGCCCGCCCTTGGGATTTCCGGCCCGGACAGCACGCCTACCTTTACATGCCATCTATCGGTTTCTGGCAATCTCACCCTTTCACCGTAGCCTGGAGCGACGAAGCTGAGCAGCTCGACGGTGAAAAGGGTCTCCCGATGGACCGCCACGATGTCTTGTATCAGAAGAAGACGTCTGTTTCTTTCATCATCCGTGGCCGCACCGGCTTCACTGGTGCGCTCTACAGCCGCGCGGCCGCCAACCCCGACGGAAAGCTTGTTACCCGTTGTCTTGTCGAGGGTCCCTATCGCGGCTCTCATCAACTTCACTCGTACGGAACAGTCATGCTCTttgccggtggtgttggtgtgaCCCAGGCCGTTCCCCACGTCCGTGATCTCGTCGCTGGTTATAACAACGGGACTGTTGCTGCTCGCAAGGTCATCATGGTCTGGGTGATCCAGACTCCCGAGCACCTCGAATGGATTCGCCCCTGGATGACCGAGATTCTGGCCATGGAGAAGCGCCGCGAGGTTCTCAAGATCATGTTGTTCGTCAGCAGGCCTCGCTCGACCAAGGAAATTCACAGCCCCAGCTCGACAGTACAGATGTTCCCCGGCCGGCCCAACATCGACACACTGCTGGGtatggagatggagaaccAGATCGGCACCATGGCTGTGACTGTGTGCGGGCCAGGCGCTCTGAGCGATGAGGTCAGGCGGGCAGTGAGAAATAAGCAGTATAACGGAGCCGTGGactttgtggaggaggcctTTTCGTGGTAG